One genomic segment of Echeneis naucrates chromosome 18, fEcheNa1.1, whole genome shotgun sequence includes these proteins:
- the znf219 gene encoding zinc finger protein 219 has product MDSPPECVLSLSCEQPQSPTTLPSLDHSPQASSPHTQLSLPDSPVVLPIHSPEPSPQSPDTTPYFPLSPFPLHEDNNNNRHDVDEDDDEEGLDGIPPSPTPAVALFPGGGAQEAGCSPCLDTSPPATPSAPLLGFGALELALSSGQSGNCNAELDLQLFQKDTVSRALPGVGGASSGPTLRFPCHVCGKRFRFQSILSLHARAHSLDRDRRASALYRTGLPSTPLKQHLKAQQNHKDIIQNHRSHTNQRLLPGTLIQHLTEQEDADGEVKGLDEGLQTDHNPNFLLDDSTQLTPPLTEDPVSVTSPYSSTAGDGGSIPIASTFRCHACKGKFRTASELARHVRILHNPYKCTLCPFSASQEESLASHLQEYHPSPEVSALPPAFNSRPIIATPDTPVPTPTHTPAPTPSTPQMTSAATVAASSSLPAFRCDTCGQRFTQSWFLKGHMRKHKDSLDHKCQVCGRGFKEPWFLKNHMKVHLNKLGLKAGLGTLGGPGTAEQQAKGSASNQSLNALYSSLLLAQRGGGRGGQGRSERDTGGRMGMGSSKSAILGYLGLPSDGSGASCMERLQAVAQVAEMGNGGGGIGGPGGGDPGRGGGTSRGAGETTASISEGGDQATWWQLVARSLAVAQQQQHQRPHQRGQQQSQRGPARSSVITEADQVRAYLGSLDPREESGGAGGPWECPDCGKLFRSLQQVVVHARVHTQRPQKGGSGEEDGSGSRRGAGLGRGGSSEARQESQLHGSGSQQTGEVRPESKLHSGGSQQAGTTGFHSVISSFKGENGLTAVSSIPSVPIRERVRGRGIKDCPYCGKAFRSSHHLKVHLRVHTGERPYKCPHCDYAGTQSGSLKYHLQRHHREQRNALSASSNSSSAGLTSTINSLTSGTSGQVKQRRPQINHCPVSRGPTDAPSSRPSQQSWLLGLPDQREHRKALAALRDVDLETQYRYLSGVMGALYQGGMEGGWIRESPPPKTPKVSRRKPLTTSRMVQLSGDKEGPAPSTQEGGFEPLDLSRRPLTGLGGMEEDGLINIGEGGGVDGGDSSSGVKLSQCLFCPFRTSSAELMAMHLQVNHTSKSRRKRGSSTNLDDDGVPRATKPRTEPSELDALGIWRHVSEAESQAPLGEWSSAQVQTLNGLSEDKTEHSDDVLDHPDSIMASVSKKMRDGLGFNKEKLEMEEEEQEEELEENLENSSLEDSQDQDLRMSLVLSPTPSSNYMLGEEERVLTD; this is encoded by the exons ATGGATTCTCCGCCAGagtgtgtgttgtctctctcttgTGAGCAGCCCCAGTCTCCCACAACACTGCCATCCCTGGACCACAGCCCCCAGGCGTCGTCTCCACACACCCAGCTCTCCCTGCCTGACAGCCCCGTCGTCCTGCCCATTCACAGCCCCGAACCGTCTCCTCAGAGCCCCGACACCACACCTtatttccccctctctcccttcccccTCCACGAGGACAATAACAACAACCGCCATGACGTTGATGAAGACGATGACGAGGAAGGGCTGGACGGCATCCCTCCGTCCCCAACTCCAGCAGTGGCTCTGTTCCCAGGAGGAGGGGCACAAGAAGCTGGATGCAGCCCGTGTTTGGATACCTCCCCTCCAGCTACGCCATCAGCTCCACTTCTTGGGTTTGGAGCACTAGAACTGGCCCTCTCTTCAGGGCAGAGCGGAAACTGCAACGCCGAGCTCGACCTCCAGCTCTTCCAGAAGGATACTGTTAGCAGGGCGCTACCTGGAGTGGGAGGAGCCTCATCGGGGCCCACGCTCAGGTTTCCCTGTCACGTTTGTGGGAAGCGATTCCGATTCCAAAGTATTTTGTCTCTTCATGCCCGAGCTCACAGTCTGGACAGAGACCGCAGAGCTTCAGCTCTCTACCGGACTGGACTTCCTTCAACGCCCCTAAAGCAGCACCTCAAGGCGCAACAGAACCACAAGGACATAATCCAGAATCACAGAAGTCACACAAACCAGCGTTTACTGCCAGGGACTCTCATCCAGCATCTCACAGAACAAGAGGATGCTGATGGTGAGGTTAAAGGCCTTGATGAAGGCTTACAGACAGACCACAATCCAAATTTTTTATTGGACGACAGCACACAGTTGACCCCTCCGCTCACAGAGGACCCTGTTTCCGTGACCTCTCCCTATTCTTCTACCGCTGGGGATGGTGGATCTATTCCCATTGCATCTACATTTCGCTGCCATGCCTGCAAAGGCAAATTCCGCACTGCTTCGGAGTTGGCACGACATGTCCGCATTCTCCACAACCCGTATAAATGCACTCTTTGTCCCTTCTCTGCCAGCCAAGAAGAGAGTCTGGCATCTCACTTGCAGGAGTACCACCCTTCCCCTGAGGTGTCCGCTCTGCCGCCGGCCTTCAATTCCAGGCCAATTATTGCAACCCCTGATACCCCTGTCCCAACACCGACCCATACCCCAGCCCCAACACCTAGCACCCCACAGATGACATCCGCTGCTACGGTGGCTGCATCCTCCTCCCTGCCAGCATTTCGTTGCGATACTTGTGGGCAACGGTTTACCCAGTCGTGGTTTCTCAAAGGACATATGCGGAAGCACAAGGACTCCTTGGACCATAAGTGCCAGGTTTGTGGCCGTGGCTTCAAGGAGCCTTGGTTCCTAAAAAACCACATGAAAGTACATCTCAACAAGCTTGGGCTGAAAGCTGGACTGGGAACTCTTGGGGGACCAGGAACTGCTGAGCAACAGGCCAAAGGCTCTGCAAGTAATCAGTCTCTGAATGCCCTCTACTCCAGCCTCCTTCTGGCCCAGCGAGGAGGTGGCAGAGGTGGACAAGGAAGGTCAGAGAGAGACACGGGGGGCAGAATGGGAATGGGATCAAGCAAATCTGCCATCCTGGGCTACCTTGGGCTGCCCAGTGATGGTAGTGGGGCCAGCTGCATGGAGCGACTTCAAGCAGTGGCTCAAGTTGCAGAGATGGGAAACGGTGGTGGTGGGATTGGAGGCCCAGGTGGAGGTGACCCCggaagaggagggggaacaTCAAGAGGTGCTGGTGAAACTACAGCATCGATATCCGAGGGAGGGGACCAGGCAACCTGGTGGCAACTGGTGGCTCGCAGCCTGGCTGttgctcagcagcagcaacaccagAGACCCCACCAGCGAGGCCAGCAACAAAGCCAGCGAGGCCCCGCTCGGAGCTCGGTGATCACTGAAGCTGACCAAGTCAGAGCCTATCTCGGGAGCTTGGATCCAAGAGAGGAGTCTGGTGGAGCAGGGGGGCCATGGGAATGCCCAGACTGCGGAAAACTATTCCGCAGTTTGCAGCAGGTGGTGGTTCATGCTCGCGTTCACACTCAGAGGCCCCAGAAAGGAGGCAGTGGCGAGGAGGACGGAAGTGGTAGTCGTAGAGGTGCGGGACTAGGGAGAGGCGGCAGCAGTGAAGCGAGACAGGAGTCTCAGCTGCACGGCAGTGGATCCCAACAAACGGGAGAGGTTAGGCCGGAGTCAAAATTGCACAGCGGTGGATCTCAACAAGCAGGAACTACAGGGTTTCACTCAGTCATCTCAAGTTTCAAAG GAGAAAACGGTTTGACAGCAGTCTCCTCCATACCTTCAGTTCCCATCAGGGAGCGAGTGCGTGGTAGAGGGATAAAAGACTGCCCCTACTGTGGTAAAGCCTTCCGCTCTTCACACCATCTCAAAGTGCACCTGAGAGTTCACACAG GTGAGCGACCCTACAAATGCCCCCACTGTGACTATGCGGGTACCCAGTCGGGCTCCCTGAAGTACCACCTCCAGCGGCACCACAGGGAGCAACGAAACGCCTTGTCGGCCTCCTCTAATTCTTCCTCTGCTGGACTCACTTCCACTATCAACAGTCTGACCTCTGGAACATCGGGGCAGGTCAAGCAGCGCCGGCCCCAAATCAACCACTGCCCAGTCAGCCGGGGCCCGACAGATGCCCCCTCCTCTCGGCCGAGCCAACAGTCCTGGCTTTTAGGGCTTCCAGACCAGCGGGAGCATCGAAAGGCTTTGGCAGCTCTTAGGGATGTCGACCTGGAGACCCAATACAGGTATCTGTCTGGGGTGATGGGAGCGCTTTACCAAGGGGGGATGGAAGGAGGTTGGATTAGGGAGTCTCCCCCACCAAAGACCCCTAAAGTGTCCCGCCGTAAACCTCTCACTACTAGCCGAATGGTTCAGCTGTCAGGTGACAAGGAAGGACCTGCACCTTCAACTCAAGAGGGTGGGTTTGAACCCCTGGATCTGTCCCGTCGTCCCTTAACCGGGCTTGGAGGGATGGAAGAAGATGGACTCATTAACAtaggggaaggaggaggtgtgGATGGAGGCGATAGTTCATCAGGGGTCAAACTGAGTCAGTGTTTGTTCTGCCCATTCCGCACATCCTCAGCAGAGCTGATGGCCATGCACCTCCAGGTAAACCACACCAGTAAGTCTAGGCGCAAAAGGGGGTCTTCAACTAACCTAGATGATGATGGAGTGCCAAGGGCCACCAAACCCCGAACAGAACCTTCCGAACTGGATGCTTTGGGGATATGGAGGCATGTCAGTGAGGCCGAATCCCAGGCACCCCTGGGGGAATGGTCCTCAGCCCAGGTCCAGACCCTCAATGGGCTCTCTGAGGATAAAACAGAACATTCAGATGATGTTCTTGACCATCCAGATTCCATCATGGCCTCTGTGTCTAAGAAAATGAGAGACGGTCTGGGTTTTAATAAGGAAAAGttggagatggaggaagaagagcaagaggaggaaTTGGAAGAGAATTTGGAAAACAGCAGCCTGGAAGATTCTCAAGACCAGGACCTGAGGATGTCCCTCGTGCTTTCACCAACCCCGAGCTCCAACTACATGcttggagaggaggagagagtctTAACAGACTAA